TGTCCCCTGTCTTAATTGATCTTGGTAGCTTTGGTACCGGTGAATTTTTCATAGCGGTTGATGATTACCTGAACAAAGACGGGGTTGAGCTCGACCAGAAACGCATTGCGCTTCATTTGCTCACACGCAAGGAGGGTTGAACCTGAGCCACCACAGAGATCGAGCACGTTATCGCCGATCTTGGTGCAACGGTTGAGTGGTCGCTCATGCAAAGACAGAGGTTTCTGCGTTGGGTGATCGTAGGATTGTCCTGCGTCACGCTTAGCGAGCCAGATATCAATCATGTCAGTGACATCATCGATGGTAGCGTTACCGATGCCGATATCTTTATTCAGAATCTCGGCGAGTTTGGTGTGCTTTTTAGAGAGGTATGGCTTACCAACCGTGCCGTAAAGGGCTGGTTCGTAGATTTTCGAGAACGCTACTTGTGGCGTTGGGTTGATACCGTTCTTGATCCAGAGGGCGGTGCGTTTGTATGCGATACCTACCTCAACGAAGAGGTTTTGAAGCATGCCGACATACGCTGAATCGCAGTACCAGATGTGGTGCGAGTCCTTAGCTGAAACGTCCACCGCATTTTGCATCAGTGTGCGTACGAAGGTGCGGTACTCAGCGTCTGTCTTCTTATCATCAACGACACCACCGTAGCTTTTCTTGCCCCCGATGCCTTTGTCGTACGAGAGTCCGATGTTGTATGGAATATCTACATACGACATGTCGATTGTGGTCTCACCAACAAGCTTCTTCACTGTCTCGGGGTTCGTGCTGTCACCACAGATAAGATAGTGGGTACCGAGCTTGAAGAAGTCACCAGACTTAATGTCAGTCGTCTCGGCTTTCTTGAGCTCTTTCTCAGGATTAAACTCATCGTCATCAATCTCCAGCACATCGTCCCAGATGTCAGAGAGGTCTCCGTCATCGAAGCCGATGTCCAAGAGGAACTCAGTGTCAAAATCCTTCAACAGTTCGTAGTCCCACGAGCCTGTGTTCTTATTGGAGCGTAGGAGATACTCTTCAAATTCCTTCTTGGTAAGGGTGCGGTTTGGTACTCGCACGTCAATTTCTTCTTGCCCGCGACCGAGTAGTTGCATCACCTTCAATCTGGCGTGTCCTGCCACGATAGTGTTATCAGTGTTGATCGCAGGAATCTCCGCTAGAGAGAACTTGGTAATGCTCGCTTCAAGGTCTTTACGCTGTTTGTCCGACAAGGTGCGAGGGTTCTTGTCGTACGGCACGAGATCATCGACTTTGCGTGTCTCTGTGTGCCAAGTAATTTTATTACTCATAGTAGATTGCGAGGGTGTTTTATATTAATGGTCCCTCTACCATCTACTGCTGAGATTTCAGCGACTAGTTAGTCATTGCGATATATTTCGTCTTCAAAGTCCATTGCACCAGAATGTCGCAGTTCACCACTGCCTCGTAACTCCTTTTCAGGAAGAAGCGTGAACTTGGGCTGGTAGCCAGTCTCGTTGGTATATCGTTCAAATGGTTCTTCGTTGATACCAAACGCCTGACGTAGACCCATTGATAAGTCACTCTTTCGTTTTTCTACTGCGTTTGGTGAAGTAACACCGCAAACATTCATCAAATGCTGTTTCGTGGCAGGTATGTTTGGCTCACGTCCAAGCAAGGCAGACATCATCCGAAGCAAAGCCCAACGGCGATCTGGTTTTTTCCATTCAGTGTTAGCCTGAGCGAAGCCGAGATCCTCATGTGAATATTTTCCGATGATTGTGTCTCCGTATTTCACCTCTACATCTTCGTTGTTTTTGAAGCTGATACTGAGTTCCTGCCACTTAGCGTTTTCTGGTAATTTAACCTTCGCCTCAGTGAACAAGACCTCTTTCTTGGTTTTAGCCTTCATTGAACTTGCTGACACGGGAGCTGATTCCGTTGATATCTCAGTCTCTGTCTCAGCGCCGTATACTTCCTGATAAATAACTTGAAGCTCAGCAATGAAGCGGAGTGTTGGTTTTATTGGTTCTATTGCTTGTCGCACCTGATCCTCAAGAGCCTTGCGTTGCAGGAGAGCCTGACGGAGCGAAGTAAGTGTGTTTTTTGTGTACATATACTCTAATTATACAACCGACTTTTACAGCGATAATATCCTTGTTTTAAGCCATATCCGTATTTTCAAACCGTTCTGAAAATGCTCTTAAAATAGCTGTTTGGGTGTCAGATTTGTAACATGTGGCTTTACTGAGCCATCGGCATATAATCACTTTATGAATTATCAAATCGCCGCTCCGTCTGAGAAGCCCATCGTGCTCAAATACTGTATCTACGCTCGCAAATCCATGGAGCAAGAGGAACGCCAAGCGTTGTCTATCGACTCTCAGCTCAAGGAGATGAAGGAAATCGTTGACCGAGAGAAGCTCGATGTCGTAGCAATAAAAACCGAGTCGCACTCAGCCAAGCACTCAGGACAACGTGAGGTCTTCATGGAAATGGTCACAGAACTCAAAGCTGGCAAGTACAACGCCATCCTTACCTGGAACCCAGACCGCCTCAGTCGTAATGCTGGTGACCTCGGCTTGCTGGTAGACATGATGGACAATGGCAAGTTGTTGGAGATTCGTACCTTCAATCAAGTCTTCTCCAACTCACCAAACGAAAAGTTCCTCCTCATGATTCTCTGCTCACAAGCCAAGCTGGAGAACGATCAGAAAGGTATCAACGTGAAGAGGGGTCTGCGAGCTGCAGCTGCTAAAGGTCTCTGGCCCTGTGCCTATCCGCCACTCGGATACAGCAAGTCACGCATGAAGGGTGAAGAAGGAGTTGTGCATTTAAATAAGAAAGACGCTCCATTCATCAAGGAAGCGTTTCGGAAAGTAGCGTACGAGGGCTATTCAACCTACGCCATTGAACGCTGGCTCAAGGAAACTGGCATGACCACTTCCTCTGGCAAACCCCTGAATTACAGCCTCGTTCAAGCCATGCTCCACAACTCTTTCTACTACGGCTATTTTGAATTTCCGAAGAAGAGTGGACAGATATACAAAGGTGCACATAAGCCCGCCATTACCAAGAAGCTTTTCAATGATGCACAGGAAGCAATTGCTCAGAAGGAGCGGAAGAAACGCTACCGTAAATCTAAGACTGCGCCGTTTGGTTTTCTTCACTTGATACGCTGTGGTACTTGTAGCTCGGGTATCACTGCCGAAGAGAAGTACAAAACTCTTAAAAGCACTGGTGAAGAAGCTGTCTACCGTTACTACGTCTGTTGCCGAAATCGTAACCGTGACTGTCGTGAGAAATATATTAGCGAGACTCAATTACTGGAAGAACTGTATAAAATTCTTGATGTCGTCGAGCTTGATGAAATTGGTATGCGAGAAATGCTCGAGTCTGAGATTGAGAAGTGGTACAAGGTGCGGGCATTTGTTCAAGGCAAACCCGTTGAAGAACGCACTGATGAGCAGAAGGAATACGACCTCCGTAAATACGCCAAGATTATCTTTGAAGAGGGTCGTAACGATGAACAGCGTGAGATCTTGAAGTATGTAAAAGGCAGGCTGATTTTGAGGAACAAGCGAATATATCTCGATACCGTTCCAGAAGAGGCAAAATCCTAATAAATAAGTCCCTACTGATAGGGGTCAGAAAATAGCGACATCAGTCGCTCGGAAACCCTTGTGGGGCTTGCTGGGTGAAAATCCGCAACGCCAAGGGGGCACACAGGCAAAACAAACAAACGACTCTTTTAAAAGAGTCGTTTGTTTGTTTTAGAAACTGAACTGCTTCAGTTTCGTGCCTGTGTGCCGGGCGGAGACATGTTTTCTTCTCCTTCCCAGAGAAGAAAACAGTCGAGCCGGGGTCGAGAGTACTTAGCAAAATAAGAGCGTCAGCGAATTATTATGCTTAGTAACTCGTGACCACAGAAAAAATAACAATGGGTGCACAGAATCTGTAAGATTCGCGAACACTTAGCAAAATCTGCACGGAGTGCAAGATTATACTTAGTGATTCGTGTCCCCCAGAGAAAGCAAACGGTTTTGCCTTCGTCATGAATCGAAGGGATATTGGATGTGTGACAACACGACAATATCCCAGGCTCGAAGAGGATTCCTGCTGGGGACACCGAAAGAATCAGGAATCCCATTCACCCCCAACTACGAACCAGTATCTTCAACTACATCTGCCCTAG
Above is a genomic segment from Candidatus Nomurabacteria bacterium containing:
- a CDS encoding DNA modification methylase, yielding MPYDKNPRTLSDKQRKDLEASITKFSLAEIPAINTDNTIVAGHARLKVMQLLGRGQEEIDVRVPNRTLTKKEFEEYLLRSNKNTGSWDYELLKDFDTEFLLDIGFDDGDLSDIWDDVLEIDDDEFNPEKELKKAETTDIKSGDFFKLGTHYLICGDSTNPETVKKLVGETTIDMSYVDIPYNIGLSYDKGIGGKKSYGGVVDDKKTDAEYRTFVRTLMQNAVDVSAKDSHHIWYCDSAYVGMLQNLFVEVGIAYKRTALWIKNGINPTPQVAFSKIYEPALYGTVGKPYLSKKHTKLAEILNKDIGIGNATIDDVTDMIDIWLAKRDAGQSYDHPTQKPLSLHERPLNRCTKIGDNVLDLCGGSGSTLLACEQMKRNAFLVELNPVFVQVIINRYEKFTGTKATKIN
- a CDS encoding recombinase family protein; the encoded protein is MNYQIAAPSEKPIVLKYCIYARKSMEQEERQALSIDSQLKEMKEIVDREKLDVVAIKTESHSAKHSGQREVFMEMVTELKAGKYNAILTWNPDRLSRNAGDLGLLVDMMDNGKLLEIRTFNQVFSNSPNEKFLLMILCSQAKLENDQKGINVKRGLRAAAAKGLWPCAYPPLGYSKSRMKGEEGVVHLNKKDAPFIKEAFRKVAYEGYSTYAIERWLKETGMTTSSGKPLNYSLVQAMLHNSFYYGYFEFPKKSGQIYKGAHKPAITKKLFNDAQEAIAQKERKKRYRKSKTAPFGFLHLIRCGTCSSGITAEEKYKTLKSTGEEAVYRYYVCCRNRNRDCREKYISETQLLEELYKILDVVELDEIGMREMLESEIEKWYKVRAFVQGKPVEERTDEQKEYDLRKYAKIIFEEGRNDEQREILKYVKGRLILRNKRIYLDTVPEEAKS